A stretch of DNA from Diospyros lotus cultivar Yz01 chromosome 14, ASM1463336v1, whole genome shotgun sequence:
TGTTAGTGTTTGGATCTGCAAGACATGAAGTTATTAGAAAGCACATATGGATATTTTGTCGCATGGGCTCTTTGATGGTTAAGTTAGGTGTTGCCATCAAAAAGAGATGTTGATATAAATGTTGTAACAcctgaaaaatttaaaaaggacttgagtgtaatttatctcgggccaaagtgaaatcttcaaaagatttggaCTATAACGtaattttcgatacagttatGAATGATTGAATCGACTGCAGGAGTGCGCTCGAAccgagatatctaaggaaaatgatacgacATTGACGAGAATTTCGAAACATGATtgatgacatcgaaagaaatcggatcagaaatagttttcggtatagctatgtttcaggctgaaaaatcgaatggcCGTAAGAGACTTCCAGGAAGTCAATGGAATCCTGAGAAggttcatattttgcataaggaacaacctttAAGTGATTTCAGAGTAAAACGAAAGAATTTACAGCCAAATTATTCactcgggccaaagtgtaattttttaaaattacccgaagaggtcgaaatgacattaTTCCTAAATCTTCATGGTATAAATCAAGAGATTAGAACTTAAGGGCCttaatggaaattttggagaGTTCAGGGGCTTTTGGAAaaggctaaaatgcaatttcaaAATGTGAAAGGGCATAAGTGCAATTTCAAAAAAGACTGACAATGTGAACATTGCCAATCGCACTATCACTATCGACCAAGGGGTCAAGGACGTGCTCCAGGTCATGATGGATTGATCTATGGTGGCCAATGGCTGAGCTTGACCGTGATGTGATCGAAAAATTAATGCGATGTGATCGGAATTGTGGCAAAAAATTTTAGAAGAGATTTGGCGTGATTTAGCTCAATTTGAGGCACTCATTAGCTAGATTCATAGCTTAGGGGATGATTATGGCCAAGATTTGACGGATTGCGACCGaggtttgcctataaatagaggttgaaAGGCTAAAGATTTCCATTTGAAGTTGAGTTCAATTGGAGGTGTTAGAGAGTGATTTGAGTGTTTTTGacagagggcttttgttcctcgTGTCTTGGGGAGCATTTCTGAAAAGTTTGGTGAGATTTCGTGTTCATTTGATTTTTAAGAGTTCGCCGGAAAATAGAGTAGTCGTTAGAGCCGGACTGTAATTGGTCGATTTAAGGCACTTTCGGTTGGTTTTTAGAGCATCCAAAGACACCATTGTGATCGGTCTAAGGAGATCTTCTAAGAAGTGAAGTTGGATCGAGCATCAAAGCAAGTTGCAGGTTGGTGTTGCTAGAGAAGACAATTGGAAAAggtgagaaaaatagaaaaataggaaagaagaagaaaaaataggagaaaaattccaaaaaaatgagaatattgttttatgaattattgtgaaaaaaaaatgtagaaaagacttgaggaaatatatatatattttttgtaattttgaagaaaataaggtttatgaaaaataaaaaaattagaaaaaaattagaatgtTGATTTTCCTTGTAAAATATTGGCTAGGATGTGATTCGGCTAAGAAGTTTGAAGATTTGCATGACTTTCGAGGCTAACACCCATTTCGAGGCACGAGTCGAATTTATGTTCAAGGTGAGTCTTCTtacttaaaaacttgatttttgtgagtggttttaccctaAACTTGGTTTTAATTCttcctaaataatttaattacatgCAAAAAGGGTTTTATTACATGTGCATGGTTTTAACTTAGGATTGGTTTCACGTGGGAGGTTTGTTCCAAAGAattttgtgtattaaattatgtacatgaaaataTTGTTTTGCATCGAATCATGGCACGTGGCATTGgcatatttttgtattatccATGTGGAATGTCAACTTGAGATGTTGCCCCAATAATGGAGCCTTAATTCCCCAAGTGTATTTGCCGGAGCAACGTATAAGGGTATTCCATACCATGTGTGTGCCGGGATGACTATCTAGGGTTTTGTACCGAGCTGAGTGGCCAtgaaagttacactagggtgacTGGTTGTACATATGAGATTGGTATGTCAACTTGTAACATgacacttgagtgatagcactagggaagtGTGCCAAGAAAAAATGCCCACTTGTGAcaggggctgagagtggacaccaccccgtcGGTCGACAAGTGGCTGGGCTGAGAATGGACATTACCTCGAATAGGCTTAAGTGGCGGGACTgcaagtggacaccaccccaagtGCCTTTGAGTGATAGCATTGTTTTGGAGGTGAAACCTCGAATCGGCTTAAGTGGTGGGGCTGCGAGTGGATACCACCCCAAGTGCCTTTGAACGATAACATTGTTTCCGAGGTGAATGTGGATTCTCAGTGATAGTGTTAatcatcttgtggccagggttTGTGTTGACGTGATCCGATATGATTTTGAGTGGGAACATAATGTGATGCCCCGTCCCCACTACCAGGTGTCACCGTAACCCAGGGTTACATCAGTAGGTCCCTTTCCAGAGGTCAGCTATGCCCTAGCAACAAGGGGATAAAATGACGTGGGCGCCCTGGGTAAGGTCCAGGCTTCGTCGCCTCTAGCCATCGAGGACTCGAGGTCTAGGACTCATTTGCAGCGGAAGGACACTCGAGTCTCGAATCTGACCTGTGCATTTTAAgcggattaaaaaaaattgcaattaGGTATAACATAATTTGCTCACACAAAGTACTTGTTAAAAGTAATAAATCCAACTGAGAAATACAAGCAGCGTTCAACACatccacaaaataattacatgacagaCACAAGTTACTAGGTCGCATTCCCGTCATGGGTTGCCATTCCCATCATTCAGCTGGTCTTCGACATACACCGCCTTCCCTTTACCAGACCTCGAACTATCTATGTGGTTAGTGGGAAGGGTGAGTCCTAGGACTCATTAAAGgtaatatgcaatgcagtaaattattcagcatgacatcatagattAATACGAAGTGCAACATGCATACAAGGCTGTCCACCGTACCTATCTCAGGCTTtaggtggcccctagtggttCCAGCTATGACCCCGTCCTAGGACCCCCACGGTCAACAATCCATTGTCACATGCCTAGTCATTTCCACAATAtcttatgcaagtcatgacaaaagaaatttacgcacagagcatattaaacccttacctcaaAATATGCGTTGCATACTGATTCGTTAGTCATACCTGAAGGATCATTaacgaggaaacatagcatgcaacggaagcgttttaatcaaaaaaacgatcctcgtattgattagaatctaagagacttacttttacggcggattaccggtcggaatggggcgataggggcaggatgcgcggtagcttcttcgcgtggtggagacgacggctgtcctgctatccttcggctccttcgcatcagaacttcgaggctctctttcgatcttccgaaatatgactcgaactcgtggtctttcttcggtgaagaagaatgaaaaacaacttggatgaaaaacaaataatgagagaatatatagggagaaccctagggttaaaaccctagtgggccaaaccctaatgggccaagatcatttaattaattttctaattgggttagcccaatcaattaattaaaaaccctaatgaactattattttattccagcccaattaattatggaccattctgaataaaataattctctctcaatgtaattcatccaacaagccaaatgtattaaaaaatacatgagttacatcgagctaccccggggaccaaaagacaaattattcacggttactaaaatgaccaaaatatccctgctacatagtagctatattttgtcattctaagtgttccaactatcaccatatggtaacactgaccccacgaataattttgcatatgctatgtctttgacctactagtgtaatgatgaaaatacccctctgcgtaacacccatcatttagaaaggaataatgtaccaacacctctctaaatgatttctaccatccttagatcactagtccaataatccgtgactactcgaatgtacttgcttatcactgggagctacccagaagcacacactcataagtcacgttcccagggccctggattatttgattattcttggacaatcacaagggggtgaatcacagaaactatcttgtattagtctgtcttatctaattagaaaccatactcccaactcaaaaggatattgatctttgatagacctcacctacaatgaatctaagaatatagctctaggttcactagaccaccaactaatactcaaatattagagtactcgtccacgtagtagcagtgatagactagctccatgataattagtactttgtcattagcttctatcacaggtccactctacgcattccaaatgcgcttgtacaattagagtaaacggactgtttactggttaaggcaagccatcctccattaggatctattgcacaatgatcttatcatgatagaatgcccagttctatcaaaagatcaagagtaatattttcttgcttattaagtacccatgattcatgcctaactgtgaagaacgacccatcacatgaatcacttacttaatagcatggacacctttccaacaattaaatgcaaataatatatgtgccataaactgaataaaagaaacatcattaccataaattaaacaaaacgtgtctttagggcatacatttccaacaatacCGTCAATGCACCCAAAATCccttaacaaaatatttgaacGTAATGTTAAGAAACTAATTTAGCAACCCATAACTAAATTCACTTGGCTACCGAGTCCACTGGTTTAGTCAATTCATTAATTGACTAAATTAGTTAACTAAGTAACTAACTTACTAATTAATcgctaattaactaatttaggCAGATTATTTACCTCAAGATGACAAACCCTTCTTTCTGTCTTTGCTTCTCTACCTTCAATTTGCTTTCACTTCTCCACGGCCAACTTCCCTATTTATACTAAATTTCCATGAGccattacataatttatttcatgGCCATCATTTGATAACCCAATACATGCTACATCATTATTCAATTTTCAAAGGCCAtcattctttcaatttctaaGGCCATCAAATAATTCatattctttcaatttccaaTGCCATCAATTTATAGCCCATTCAAGGatacattatcattattattctcTCAAGTTTCAAGTGCATTTGcattatatagtatattatataatattccTTAAGTCAAGTGAACTCACTGAATTCACCCACAGACTTGGCCGTGCATAAACATATTATAAAGCTTACTTGAACACCCATATACCATATACCTCACTGCACACGcgcacatataatttattatataataaaaattacatataaattcataaattatatccATATTCCTACTTCAACCTTTCACattacaattacatcctcaatatcaattttatttagattaaaatatcaaaatttcaagattaataattcaatatttactcgataaaggtcAATTTTATCCGTGCGCCTACACTAGATCTTTATTTAATTCGAAAATACTTCAGGGTTACCTCATTGGCAAAACCTCCTTTATTTAATTCGAAAATACTTCAGGGTTACCTCATTGgcaaaaccgaaccacccctagggtctccTCAGCTTTCCGGAGACCCTTCCTACTACCATTCGGTACCAACATCCATTCGGGCTTTtacacaaattatttattttcgatTTAACTGTTTCCAGCATCATTAGTCTCATCTCGAGATattcaccaatctcatgccctcttccctggacatccaagtcccaagaCATTTCCTGTCATCGATTCAACAATTTATACATTTCCTCAAAATCTCACCTTAAAATCCATATACTaattatttccaaaatcagGGATGTTACACATAATGCTTGACATGATAGTGGAGTGATACCCGGGTTCATGCGTCGTTATGCTAATGTGTCAATGTGATTGTGTtgtctttagagagattgtatttTTCCCGGTTAAGGTTAAGTGTTGTGTGAGGTTCTCTTAGGCGATGGGACATATCAGGGATATGTCTattttgtttcatgtcttgcatacattcatgatattattttgaacgcttacttaaatgattcaacatgttattttgaattttgtctttagaatattcaacgttccatgTGAAAACAACAGtatcaaagggaaaggaattgccgaggaATGACGGCAATTTGTAGGTGGTTCGTAGCATAACTTTTTGattatgatgtattttatttaaatgatgtCATGTTAAATAATGGTGTGATCTTTTGAATAAAGTGATTTCAATTATGTACCatttaaggtttcgatctatcTTCTGTATTTATAATGATACTACATGTcttaaattattgattttaagtttaatatgctaagaaggtacaaCGGAATTATCGAAGATTTGTTTATGTTATGTATtcgtgaaaaaaatatatatatatccctaaAATCCTAAATTATTTAAACGCCCGATAAAACAGGGCATTACAaatgtaatgcaatgcaatgcaaaaTGGGACTTCAAAATAGCAAGGACTTTTCGAAATAGGTGCTAAAGAGCCATGCCAAAGTTTGGTCTAAGGCTTTAGGAATAGAATCCTCAAAGATGTAGGGTCAAGGGGTATTTATACCCATCGGGTGACTGAAACACGTGACAAAACCCTTCAAGTGAAGGTGCATGGGTCTTGAGTGTCCTGGGCTAAACTTGAAAGGCCATAAGAGACCCATCCAAAAACTAGTCTTTGGAGGAAGAAAGCCCAAAAAGGGATAGGCCAAGTTATTGAGGAACAACATGGGTCAAACCTCTGGGATATAGCTTGATCGGATGGCTAGAGAGGTACATTGGTCGAGCCTTTGGGGAAGTAAGTCCCCGAAGGGTCCTCAGATGACTTAGCCATGCCTGAAAACCTTTACAAGAGATGGCTTCTCAgccaatttttccttttttggggAAAAACAAAGGgtaaataaacataatataactttattttatttaaataaaaaatatctttcatAAAATTGCAACTATACTTGTTTgctttcaaactaaatatttataaatctatttcTTTTACCTTTCTTACACTCTAAGTTAAAAtctgaacaaaataaaaaataaaaaaaaacgtgCCAATGTACCCATCTTTCCTCTCTCACTATccttttattatgaaatttttatctAAATGAAGAAAAGATCTCCCTTCCCCACTTCTTGTTTTGGGCTTTGGGCCCACATTGAAGCATTGGGCCTCATCTCATATCTGGGCCATGGGCCGAGATTCTACTGGTCTTTACTTGTTCAGTCTCAGCTACCAAACCAGATGAAGTACAAAACTGACACTTAATTAGATATTTgagataatattttatattaatatcttgTATTATAAgatatcaataaaaaatataaatacttgAAGGACGTCCAAATAGACAATTAATTGatgaaatattataaaatataatatatttattattaattagtaagagtattttataaattaaaaataaatattatccaaaaataaaattatatgtattttatatttcaacCATTACTTTTATATAATTAGCATTTATGAATATAACTCTACCACAAACACGTGGCAGCAAATGATTTGCTGCATTGAGATTTTCTcgggaaaggaaagaaaatactTTCTCACCGCCTCTTGTTCTTGCTTCCGAAGAGCAACGCAAAGTAGAAGAGGATTCTGAACAGGAACCCTAAACCCACAGTAATCCACAAGCAGCTCCATCTGCTTAAATCAGTCACCCCTTGATTCTTCAGTATGTCCGGCCCAGTCGTGAAACACGTCGAGCTCGAAATCTCCACTCCCAGAACACCGCTCATGCTCTTCAGCAGCTTCAGCTTCACCGGCGCCGGAACCCCGGCCATCGGCGAGTTGTCGAAGATCTGGACGCCCTTAACGAAGCATTTCGCCGAATCTTCCAGCTCGTTCTGCAGGGCCCCCTCATATGGGTACTTCACCAAGGATGCGTAGTGGAACCAGATCCAGTAGGGCGGGATTCGGTTCCGGGTGATGAAGAAACCGCTGAAGAGGAGGAAGTAGGCTAAGATGGCGACGACGACGGTGTAGCCGATCATGACGTGAGAGACGATGGCGGAGAGGAAGGTGACGAAGGAGTTTCCGGCCCAGAAGGAGGCCAcgaggagagagaagaagaagaggaagccGGAGAAGCCGCCGGATAATCCGACGGGCCAGAAGGTTATCACTGCGAATGTGAATGAGAGGAAGAGGATCGTTGGGATTGAGGTTATGGAGTGGGAGAGAACGTAGGAAGAACGGCGATAAGCGTTGTATGCTGTCTCTCTCATAAAGATGTATCGCTCCATGAGGAAGACTGGTAGGGCTTCGGAGCAAGAGTAGAAGGTGGAGGTCATGGCGAACGAGAAGAATCCGATTCTTTCCTGGACGCCTTTCGGAGAGTTGTCTAGCCGCCAGAAGATAGTGGCCAAGATGAATCCGGTGACGACGATGGCGCCTAAGCGGATTCCTACGACCTCCGGCGTCCTGATTGAGTTTATCATCGATCTTCTGGCTAGTACCAGCACTTCGATCCAATTAGGGTTCGCGAAGGTTGCGATGGTTTGATCGGAGACTAGCTTTCCTCTTGAAATCCGCGATTTTATGGCGTCTTTTAGAGAGAGCTCTAAATCTGCTGATTCAATCTGGAAATTAGTTGTCTTTATTCGCCATGAATTGTTGAAATCTACCAAGGTTTTGATTCCGGCGCCGGATGAAGCTTCGAGCTCTTGAATCAGATCAAAAGCGAACTCGGTCCAGCTCTCGTTCGCGAGAATCGGGCGCCCGAACTCGGAGAAGAAGGCCGGAAGACTCGCCGGCGAGCCGTTGAAAACGGCCTCACCGCGTGAGAGAAAGATGAGGCGGTCGATAAGGTTGAGAATTCTGTTACTCGGTTGGTGAATGGACATGAAGACGATGCTTCCACTATGAGCGATCCTTTGCAAGACCTTCACCACCATGAACGCACTGGTCGAGTCCAGTCCCGACGTCGGCTCGTCGAGGAAGAGGACAACGGGGTCGTGAATTATGTCGGCTCCGATCGAGACTCGCCGCCGTTCGCCACCTGAAACTCCTCTGTGGCCTTCGTCTCCGATCACCGTCTGGGCCGCGCTTCGCAGCCCTAGCTGATCGATCAGAGCCTGAACTCTTGCTTTCTTCTTGGCCGCCGGGAGAGTTCTAGGCAGCCGGAACTCGGCGGCGAACAGGAGAGTTTCTTCCACTGTCAACATCGGAAACAACAAGTCTTCTTGCATTACGTAAGCTGATATTGCTTTCAGGAGCTTCGGCTCCCAAAATTCGCCATTCAAAGTGACGGTTCCTTTCAAACTTTCCCCGGCGATTCGGTTGGCCAGTGCGTCGATCAACGTCGATTTCCCCGACCCACTGGCGCCGAGAACCCCCATGATCTCGCCTTCTCTGGCCTCGCCGGAGACGTCATTCAGCAAAACCTTTGTGTTAGCCATAGTTTC
This window harbors:
- the LOC127789826 gene encoding ABC transporter G family member 20-like, yielding MSHLRAGDSLSSASTDAPFLGPRDPMAIELQQVTGSGGNDAGNGSSLVHQVIELPRPTSFPFVLSFSKLTYSVKLRRNITLPGCFRMKSQHDSQETMANTKVLLNDVSGEAREGEIMGVLGASGSGKSTLIDALANRIAGESLKGTVTLNGEFWEPKLLKAISAYVMQEDLLFPMLTVEETLLFAAEFRLPRTLPAAKKKARVQALIDQLGLRSAAQTVIGDEGHRGVSGGERRRVSIGADIIHDPVVLFLDEPTSGLDSTSAFMVVKVLQRIAHSGSIVFMSIHQPSNRILNLIDRLIFLSRGEAVFNGSPASLPAFFSEFGRPILANESWTEFAFDLIQELEASSGAGIKTLVDFNNSWRIKTTNFQIESADLELSLKDAIKSRISRGKLVSDQTIATFANPNWIEVLVLARRSMINSIRTPEVVGIRLGAIVVTGFILATIFWRLDNSPKGVQERIGFFSFAMTSTFYSCSEALPVFLMERYIFMRETAYNAYRRSSYVLSHSITSIPTILFLSFTFAVITFWPVGLSGGFSGFLFFFSLLVASFWAGNSFVTFLSAIVSHVMIGYTVVVAILAYFLLFSGFFITRNRIPPYWIWFHYASLVKYPYEGALQNELEDSAKCFVKGVQIFDNSPMAGVPAPVKLKLLKSMSGVLGVEISSSTCFTTGPDILKNQGVTDLSRWSCLWITVGLGFLFRILFYFALLFGSKNKRR